Proteins from a single region of Clupea harengus chromosome 5, Ch_v2.0.2, whole genome shotgun sequence:
- the fezf2 gene encoding fez family zinc finger protein 2, with protein MASSLPLETVMACPGLDSRTGATAAPKALAFSIDRIMSKTSEPKGLLGDRRGLELSEGKKMVSLCSPIPCMIPIQPFGYDLHAKALMNYSELWKANLRSTLCTSAGMCKTNCGMCGKADSGFKHSLLPGARVIKPQVIHQAVAMPTNGSLYYFNYLDSAYHQSDLLSGHLFSSALANSQAQASLSAHHKLLLLENAKLANATADKFPTPQYPHKEHLPGQLDQIVKENHTLTSEKNGVKAHNKANNCGADGKPKNFTCEVCGKVFNAHYNLTRHMPVHTGARPFVCKVCGKGFRQASTLCRHKIIHTQEKPHKCNQCGKAFNRSSTLNTHVRIHAGYKPFICEFCGKGFHQKGNYKNHKLTHSGEKQFKCSICNKAFHQVYNLTFHMHTHNDKKPFTCGTCGKGFCRNFDLKKHIRKLHDNVTNAVKDSSRGLKS; from the exons ATGGCAAGCTCGCTCCCTCTCGAAACGGTCATGGCCTGTCCGGGACTAGACAGCAGGACAGGAGCCACCGCCGCACCGAAGGCCCTGGCTTTCTCCATCGACAGGATCATGTCCAAGACCTCAGAACCGAAGGGCTTGCTCGGCGACCGCCGGGGACTGGAGCTCTCCGAGGGCAAAAAGATGGTCAGCCTATGCTCTCCTATACCTTGCATGATTCCCATCCAGCCTTTCGGCTACGACCTACATGCCAAGGCGCTGATGAACTACTCCGAATTGTGGAAAGCTAATTTAAGGAGCACACTGTGCACTTCTGCCGGGATGTGCAAAACCAACTGCGGGATGTGCGGCAAAGCAGACTCGGGGTTCAAGCATTCCTTATTACCGGGAGCAAGAGTAATCAAACCCCAAGTCATCCACCAAGCCGTAGCGATGCCCACGAACGGTTCTTTGTActatttcaattatttggacTCTGCGTATCACCAGTCAGACTTGCTAAGCGGACATTTGTTCTCTTCTGCCTTGGCTAACTCTCAGGCGCAAGCATCCCTCAGCGCACACCACAAACTTCTGCTGTTAGAGAACGCAAAACTGGCCAATGCAACGGCGGATAAATTTCCAACACCACAGTATCCCCATAAAGAGCACCTACCTGGACAACTGGACCAGATTGTGAAAGAGAACCACACCTTGACGTCGGAGAAAAACGGAGTGAAAGCGCACAACAAAGCCAATAATTGCGGGGCGGATGGGAAACCAAAAAACTTCACTTGCGAAGTATGCGGAAAG GTGTTTAATGCCCACTATAACCTCACGCGTCACATGCCAGTACACACAGGCGCAAGACCatttgtgtgtaaagtgtgtggaAAAGGTTTCCGCCAGGCGAGCACATTATGCAGACACAAAATCATCCACACACAG GAGAAACCTCACAAGTGCAACCAGTGCGGGAAAGCCTTCAACAGAAGCTCGACCCTAAATACTCATGTCCGAATCCACGCAGGCTACAAACCTTTTATCTGCGAATTCTGTGGCAAAGGATTTCACCAAAAAG GAAACTACAAAAACCACAAACTGACGCACAGCGGAGAGAAGCAGTTCAAGTGTTCCATCTGTAACAAGGCCTTCCATCAAGTCTACAACCTCACTTTCCACATGCATACCCACAACGACAAGAAGCCATTCACCTGCGGCACCTGTGGCAAAGGTTTCTGCCGGAACTTTGACTTAAAAAAGCACATAAGGAAATTGCACGATAACGTGACAAATGCGGTGAAAGATTCTTCCAGAGGACTCAAAAGCTGA
- the c5h3orf14 gene encoding uncharacterized protein C3orf14 homolog, whose translation MDEEFELSKKHEEILGKRAELLEQMEVRHQHQRAKKKEQTTLSKAAQERNAQLLGDLKTLEDKMRMKQPLHPDVLTLETRYWASVEEKLLEWEPFLLGRGPAPRHSRARSPRRRRQEKSVPRDAQDRGLPPRPRKHPAV comes from the exons ATGGACGAAGAATTTGAGCTAAGCAAGAAACACGAGGAAAT tttaggGAAAAGAGCAGAGTTACTGGAACAAATGGAGGTTCGACATCAACATCAGAGAGCTAAGAAGAAAGAACAGACGACGCTGTCCAAGGCTGCCCAGGAAAGAAATGCTCAACTGTTGGGG GACCTGAAAACGTTGGAAGATAAGATGAGAATGAAGCAACCATTACATCCAGATGTACTCACCCTTGAG ACTCGTTACTGGGCGTCTGTGGAAGAGAAACTTCTGGAGTGGGAACCCTTTCTTCTGGGCAGAGGTCCAGCTCCCCGTCACAGCAGGGCCCGTTCGCCCAGGAGACGGAGGCAGGAGAAAAGTGTTCCTCGTGACGCACAGGACAGAGGGCTTCCCCCGCGTCCTAGGAAGCACCCAGCTGTATGA